The Legionella lansingensis DNA window CAATCAACGACAAGAATTTTGCTGCCGCTGAAGAATACTTGGGACCATGGTATATCCAACATAACCCCTTAGCACAAGATGGTATAGACGGTTTTAGGAAATTCATTGATTACCTGAAAGCCACTTATCCTCAGTCACATAGCGAAATCAAACGTGTTTTTGCAGAAGGCGATTATGTTATTTTGCACGTTCATTCAATCAAGGAACCTGGAACGCGTGGTCAAGCGATTATCGATGTTTTTCGTTTGGAAAATCACAAGATTGTTGAGCATTGGGATGTTATTCAAGCTATTCCTGAGGAGTCTGCAAATAGTAATGGTATGTTCTGATTTAAAATAAGGAGAGCATTAACTGAACTGTGTTATCCCCGCGTAGGCCTGTCTCTTCATCACATCTCTGCCTACGCCCAGCTCCCGGACTCGATCCGGGATCAACCGCGGGGTCCAGTGTTTTAGCGCAGTGCTTCTGGATCCCGCGGACAAGCCGCGGGACGTCGGAGAGCAGAGCCTACGCGGGAATGGCATAGTTAAATGAACAGTATCGAAATAGGAGGTTAATAAATTTTACTGCGAAAGAATGAAGGAATAAAAAGCAGATAGACTATTCTCTCTGTCTGCGGATGCCACTTCCTGCCGCGATCATCTCACCTTGAGTTACTTTGAAAAACTCTTCTTGTGAGCATTGCAATTTATCCGCATCAAATTGGGCAATTATTTTAGCTTGGTCAGGACGATTAAGTAAGGGCAGGAAATTCTTGAAGTCTTGCAGGTTCTCAATCATGTCTTGAATAGGGAATAACTCCAAGAATGAACCGCGCTTGTCCTTGGGTAGCCACTCTAAAATCGACAACAATTGTTGTTTCGATGTAATTAAGTGGTGAAAATCTTTGGCTATCTGAAAATGACTAGACCCTAGTGTCGTGATGCATGAGCGTAGTGCGCCATAAGTGTTAATCCAGCTTTTTAATGACGAAACCTGACTTATTATAAGAGGCTCCATCTCAAGGCTCGTATTCCAGGTTGCAATCGTCTTTAAAAATGCTTCATAAGAATCAATGCCCATAGCAATGTGTTTGCGATTGGCGCTAGCAGCAGATGAGGGAGTTGCTTTAATTGCCTCCTAAACCAGAAATAGTCTGTTGGTGTGGAGATCCACGATATCAGTTTAGCCTGAACTACCTCAAGAATAAGTGCTTGAGCTACCCAAATGTTCACCTTGTTGCTGGGTTAGGGAAAAATCACTTAAGAGGGAAGGGCTGGCGGGATTCTGAAGAGCAGATTTCTTTGAAAAAAATAAAGAAGGGTGATTCTTTCCTGCTGGGGTTAGATGATGTTTGGGAATATATCTATGACTGGAACTTCCCGTGGCTTTCGGATGCGACCTCGGGACGTTAAAGGCTTGTATGGCCTCCATAGCTGCGAGATTCTTGTTTCTTTGGGCAATTGCTAGCGCACTCTCACCGGCTGCATTTTGCAAATCTAAACGGGCACCCGCATGCAAAAGGAGCTTAAATAGTTCGGGACTTTGCTGAGTATATTCTGACTCACAGGCAATCATTAAGGGGGTTAATTTTTTGTTATTAATTTCATTAACATGGATTTCATGACAAGCCAGCAATCGTTTTACTAACTTCACATAGCCTAAATTACAGGCGATCGCGAGGGCTGTTGAGCCATCGGTTTGACAAGGGCCATTGATATTAAATCCGCGTATTTTGACCAAGACATCCAAAATATGGGTGTGGTTATTATTTAAAGTCATCCTCATGCCCGCAGCGACTTGATCATTGTCAATGCAATTGCAGTGATGACTTAGTCTAACTATTTCTCGGACAGTGCATTCATCCCCATTTTGGGCGGCAATAGGTAGCATACCTAGCTCTCGGTTATTAACATAAGAGAGCTGCTTTGGGAAAACCGGATAGCTGTAGTTCAGTTGTTGCAAACGGGCTTGTATACTGGTTGAGGGTAGCTTGGCGATAAAATCCAAATGAAAAATCATATGATTATTTTCTTCTAAACTAAGATATAACTGCTTGCAAAGCTCCTGATGATTTAAAATCATGTAAGGATAATCTGGGGATTGTTCATAGAGATAGTTGATGTCAAGAAAAAGCCAACCCTCAGGATGTTTTTTTAGCCCCACAGTATGTTCTTCGCTGCTAATCAACATGGCTAATTTATCATTCAGTTTCAACAGGTCATTTAAATGCTGCAAAAAGTCTATGACGTTCCTTTCTGCTTCGAAGGCAAATGTTTTTCCAAAAATGCGCTTGGCGGACGTATTGCCTGCAAGCTTATAGCGAATCATGGCAAGAATAGAGTTAATATCGATCTGATGCAGCCGTTTAGCATAAACATCAGAGTAATCTTCAGGTGACTGTGCCAGGCACACAGCTTCAATGAAGGGCTTTGTTTCTATTAATTGATCTTCATATGAACTTATGTTTTCCTGATTTTTTATTTTCTGCGTGACTCGATTTACTTTTCGCGGTAGGTAATGCTTCTCTTGTCGGATCACATTGAGTCGTTGATAAAATAAACGTTCGTTTTCGAGTGTTACATCCTGAGCCCAGGTGAGCGTAAAACCAAAGCAGATACCGTCATCATGGGTATACTTAAAACGATCGAGCAAGGTGAGCAAGTCATCATGACTAAGTTTGGTTTTATCATCAAAATCAAGCAACTTATCCCAAAGATCAGGGATAAAAAAGGTAGTGCACTGATGGACCACCACAAGGGCTAGCAAAATGAGCAAAATATAGAAATAGTAAATCATATTACTCACCGGTGAAGTCCCTTTTAAAAAATCAAAACATAAATAAAGCTAAGATGCAAAGCTTCAAGGGCCTATTTGTTAACAAACCCATAGTAGACTTCTAGTGGTAAACGGTTTAAAAACGAATTATTATTGCGCAGCGCTTCGCTGGGAAGCGTGAATAAAAGGAGTAAGAAATGGGTGTAAGAACAGTAAGCCGCTACTTAGCTCTTGGTGGACTGATTGTGTTAAGCCAAAGTGGTTTGGCAGCCGAAGATAAAATGGTGTTCAAAAATGAAAAGGGATCTGTTTTAGAGCTTGTCAAATCGCAAGAAGGCGCATTGACTGGGTCCTTTACTACCGCAGTGGCTTCTAAAGAATGCCAACAAGCAGTAGGTCAAAAACGCCCTATCGTGGGTTACTTAACGGGTAACGCTTTTACTATTAGTATTGATTACCCTGATTGCGGTTCAGCACTAAGTATTATTGGCAATTTAAGCCAAGATAATAAAACGTTAGACACGACTTGGGTTGTTGCTCACCAAGCTCCTGCAACCAGGAAAGATCTAAGTGCACGTTTTATTGGTCATAATACCTACACGCGCGTCACCATGTAACAATCCATTGGAATCAATGGGGTTTCTGCCATTGATTCATTCTAATTTCTAACCCGTTCGGGCTGAGTCCTTCGAGAGCCTCAGGCCAGACTTCGAGACGGCGTAAACGCCTCCTCAGCCTGAACGGATCGGTGTGAAATTTGGACACTCCTTAACCTAATTGAAACTAGAGGATGAGCATATAGGCATGGTTTTTGCGACTGCAATCTATAATTCAGGGTAGAGATTTGTGGGCGCAAGGAGTATCTAGATGGCAGAAGAAATTACTACGAAATCCTGGGGCAGCCGCATAAAGGATGCTTTTGTTGGTATTTTGATTGGTATTGTGATGATTGTTGTTGCAATTATCCTCACCTTCTGGAATGAGCGTCATGGACTTCACACTGCGCAATCTTTGGTAGAGGCTCAACGTATTTTAATATCTGTACCCAATGCGCCCATTGACCCAAAAAATAATTTGCATGTTGTTTATTTAAGTGGATTAGCTACAACAAAAGATATTCTTAAAGATCCATTGCTTGGTATTTCCAAAAATGCAATCGGCTTACAGCGAAAAGTAGAGATGTATCAATGGAAAGAAAATAAGGAGACAAGAACGGAATCGCAGTTGGGTGGTTCAGAAAAGCAGATCACGACCTATTCTTACAAAAAAGTTTGGTCGTCACGGTTGATTGATAGCAACAGCTTTAAAGAACAAGCTGGTCATCAAAATCCAGCTGCTTTGCCTATCGAATCCTTGCAGCAATATGCGCAAACAGTTAATGTAGGTGACTTTTTATTACCCTATAGTTTAATTACCCAAATCAGTGAAACCCAGCCCGTGGATCTCGAGCGTGTCAATAAGAGCACTCTACAAGCCAAGTTAAATAAACCCATACATTATGTGAGTGATCAACTTTACGGTGGCCAGGATTATCAAAATCCACAAATAGGGGATATTCGTATTAAGGTTTTTGCTATTTTGCCACAAACAGTGAGTATCATTGCCCAGCAAACTGGAGATACTCTACAAGAGTATATGGCCAAAGCTGGGCAGCCAGTATTGTTATTGTCTTCTGGGCAAGTTTCTCCTGAGCAAATGATTCAAGACGCATTGACAGAAAATAGGTTAATCACTTGGATTCTGCGAGCGGTATCTCTCATCTTGATGTGCCTAGGGTTTGCATTAATATTAAACCCTATTGTTGTCCTTGCAGATGTTATTCCCATTTTGGGTAGCATTGCGGGTTTTGGCACCGGTTTAGTGGCTTTCATCTGTGGTTTAGTGCTTTGGGCTGTCGTCACTGCAATCGCTTGGTTTGCAATAAGACCTCTATGGTCTTTGGGCGTATTATTGATTACTGCTGTGATAATTTATTTCTTATATAAACGGAGAAAGCGTAAACAAGAACTAGCTGCCATACCCAAGGTTGACGAGAAGTAGCGCAATAGGGTTTTATATAGCTCAAAAGTGGTTGCATAACGTAAGTTCGATAAGAAAAATAAATTATTTTCTTATCGAACCTTAGATATTTTAGAACTGGATCCCGTATAAATGCTGCGCATTTTACGGGATAACGTTCGTTTAGCGACACAAAAGGCATTTTATGCCTTTCATGTCGAACTCACGTAAATTAACTTAAACCAGGGAATACTTGTGACGAATTGGATGATGGCTTGGCGTTGGTTGCTGGATTTGCTATGGCTATCTTTTTTATTGATATTGCTCTATCACTTCTGGCGCGATAGACAGCGACTTAAAAAAACTCGATTTTGGTTTTTGACCAAAGGACGAATCACGGAGTTTCTCTGGACAAGAGAAGGGTATACGCTTCGACCTAAAATCGAATATTCCTACAATGTTTTTGACAGAGAATATCAAGGGGAGCATCTTTTCCTAGATACTGCTCATAATAATCCAAACAGCAAACATGCTCGCCAAGTGGCGTATCGTGCAGCCGTCGCGTACGAAAAAGATGAGGATATTGATGTTTATTACAACCCGAGTAATCCGCAAGAAGCTGTGCTCGATATCACCATACCTTCTAGACTTAACTTCATTATTGTCTTACTCATTGCT harbors:
- a CDS encoding nuclear transport factor 2 family protein; this translates as MKKVLLPILAYGLMTGANVSFANEEDQALNKRVVSEFYQKAINDKNFAAAEEYLGPWYIQHNPLAQDGIDGFRKFIDYLKATYPQSHSEIKRVFAEGDYVILHVHSIKEPGTRGQAIIDVFRLENHKIVEHWDVIQAIPEESANSNGMF
- a CDS encoding ankyrin repeat domain-containing protein, which translates into the protein MIYYFYILLILLALVVVHQCTTFFIPDLWDKLLDFDDKTKLSHDDLLTLLDRFKYTHDDGICFGFTLTWAQDVTLENERLFYQRLNVIRQEKHYLPRKVNRVTQKIKNQENISSYEDQLIETKPFIEAVCLAQSPEDYSDVYAKRLHQIDINSILAMIRYKLAGNTSAKRIFGKTFAFEAERNVIDFLQHLNDLLKLNDKLAMLISSEEHTVGLKKHPEGWLFLDINYLYEQSPDYPYMILNHQELCKQLYLSLEENNHMIFHLDFIAKLPSTSIQARLQQLNYSYPVFPKQLSYVNNRELGMLPIAAQNGDECTVREIVRLSHHCNCIDNDQVAAGMRMTLNNNHTHILDVLVKIRGFNINGPCQTDGSTALAIACNLGYVKLVKRLLACHEIHVNEINNKKLTPLMIACESEYTQQSPELFKLLLHAGARLDLQNAAGESALAIAQRNKNLAAMEAIQAFNVPRSHPKATGSSSHRYIPKHHLTPAGKNHPSLFFSKKSALQNPASPSLLSDFSLTQQQGEHLGSSSTYS
- a CDS encoding avidin/streptavidin family protein, with amino-acid sequence MGVRTVSRYLALGGLIVLSQSGLAAEDKMVFKNEKGSVLELVKSQEGALTGSFTTAVASKECQQAVGQKRPIVGYLTGNAFTISIDYPDCGSALSIIGNLSQDNKTLDTTWVVAHQAPATRKDLSARFIGHNTYTRVTM
- a CDS encoding TMEM43 family protein, giving the protein MAEEITTKSWGSRIKDAFVGILIGIVMIVVAIILTFWNERHGLHTAQSLVEAQRILISVPNAPIDPKNNLHVVYLSGLATTKDILKDPLLGISKNAIGLQRKVEMYQWKENKETRTESQLGGSEKQITTYSYKKVWSSRLIDSNSFKEQAGHQNPAALPIESLQQYAQTVNVGDFLLPYSLITQISETQPVDLERVNKSTLQAKLNKPIHYVSDQLYGGQDYQNPQIGDIRIKVFAILPQTVSIIAQQTGDTLQEYMAKAGQPVLLLSSGQVSPEQMIQDALTENRLITWILRAVSLILMCLGFALILNPIVVLADVIPILGSIAGFGTGLVAFICGLVLWAVVTAIAWFAIRPLWSLGVLLITAVIIYFLYKRRKRKQELAAIPKVDEK
- a CDS encoding DUF3592 domain-containing protein, whose protein sequence is MTNWMMAWRWLLDLLWLSFLLILLYHFWRDRQRLKKTRFWFLTKGRITEFLWTREGYTLRPKIEYSYNVFDREYQGEHLFLDTAHNNPNSKHARQVAYRAAVAYEKDEDIDVYYNPSNPQEAVLDITIPSRLNFIIVLLIALVVVHLIVVISRLL